The sequence below is a genomic window from Oceanispirochaeta sp..
CCAGAAAATACGGGATATTTATGCCACCGCAATTGATTATGACAAAACTTCCGAAGCGGCACAACTTTTCTTTAAAAAAGTACAGAATAAAATGCTTTGGGCGACTACAGGTAAAACCGCCGCAGAACTTATTGAATCACGGAGTAATCCAGAAAAGCCAAATATGGGACTTACCGCATGGCGTGGTTCCATTGTTCGCAAATACGATGTTTCCATTGCCAAAAACTACCTAAATAAAGAAGAGATAAAGGATTTAAACGAGATCGTCACAATGTACCTCGATTATGCAGAACGGCAGGCTCGTAAAAGAAGAACAGTGACCATGGCAGAATGGGCTGAAAAACTTGATGCCTTTTTGGAACAGAATGAAGAAGATCTGCTCACTCATGCAGGAACCGTAAAGGCAGAAGTAGCTAAAAAGATTGCAGAAGAGCGATATGAAGAATTCGATAAAAAAAGGAAAATTGCTGAAGCAAATAAGGCGGATGAAGAAGATATGAAGGAACTGGAAGAAATTGAGAGACGGTTACTCGAAATAAAAAATGGAAAACCAAGTAATCTTTAAGCTCAGGCAAAGAAACCGCCTCCGCATGTCCTGTGCTCCGGCGGTGGGGCGCGGGGATTTTAAGAAACGGAACCTCGAAGATGGCGCGGTACAGCCTATAACATATAGAAGTCTTAATGTTGCTGCCGAAATCGACCTTGCCCTAATCCCTAATATCTCTGAATTAAATGAGAAAGTACTGGATATTTGATTTTATTGGAAGCAGCTTTGTTAAGACTTTGTTGGACGAAATCACACGAGCCTCTATAAGGAATTTAAATGGCTTTTCTGTCTGGTACCCTCCCAGGTCATTTCGGTTTTTGAAGCATTTTGGGTGTCCAGACATGTATCATTTTTATCATAATTTCCATTTCCTCATTTTGAAGATCGTCATATTACCCAGTCCTTAATTTTTCATGCTTTTCAGTACAGACCTTTCCTGTTCCGAAATGTTAAGAGATCAATAAGGAAGGTTCAAATTGTTCTTATATCAGATTTTTCCTATCCTCCTCCGTGATAACTATAATAAACAGAAAAATACCCGACTGGACTCTTTAACAATATAAATCAGATCACACTTTCCAGTAGATCCTTCCAAATTCATCCCCAAAACCTAGGGTAAACCCTAGCCCTAAAATCTCAAAACCCTCTTTACACTGATTTAATGAGTGAGAAACGATGGGGACAAAACCTCAGAAAAATATTAAAAGTACTCTCCTTTACCGAATATATCGGTCTGGATGATCCCTTTGAGCGGGAGTCGACTGAGATAGTCTCAGATCCCTACCATTCCCACTCCTGGGTGAATATCTGCATCAGTATTCTGATGCGTAATGTCGGACGAGCCCCCTTCTTGATTACCCTGGACGGGGAAGCCTTTTGGTTCTTCGGTGATGATAACTCAGCGGGTATCCCCCGGGAAATCTACGTCCTCAATCCCAGGAAGATAAGGGCCTATCTGCAGCTTGGCATAGTTGTCCACTGGTTCTACTTTACAGATCAGGGAATGATCCCGATTCCCCTCATAAAGGTAGGGAAAACCACACCCCCCAAACCCCCTAATGCCTCTCTACACTAAGATCATGAGTGGAAACCGGTGGGGTAAAAACCTCAGGAAAATATTTAAAGTGCTCTCCTTTAGTGAGTTTATGGGTCTGGATGACCCTTTTGAGCGGGAGCAGGCTGAGACGATCAATGACCCCTACCGGTCCCACTCCTGGGTGAACATCTGCATCAACATCCTGATCCGTAACGTAGGCAGAGCCCCCTTTCAAATCACCCTGGACGGAGATACCGTCTGCAGTGGCCGGATCTTCTCCCTCTTCCGGGATGTGAACCCCTTTATGAATCGCTATGACCTGTGGAAAGAGACCGCCGCCTGGTGGTTTTTGGAGGGAGAGGCCTTCTGGTTCTTCGGTGACGACTACAGCGCAGGGATACCCCGGGAGATCTATGTCCTGAATCCCCGGAAGATGCGCGCCTGGATCGATGGGGATAAGGTCATCCGCTGGTTCTATGCAACAGAACGGGGAGAAGTTCCCCTTCTGCCGGATGAAATGATCCATT
It includes:
- a CDS encoding virulence RhuM family protein, producing the protein MNHSEIILYKTEDGAVKIDTIFQNETIWLTQKKMAELFNVQRPAITKHLKNIFESGELDEQVVSSILEHTTPHGAIEGKTQTKETKYYNLDAIIAVGYRVNSKRATQFRIWATAILKEYIIKGFAMDDERLKQTERWDYFDEWLERIQDIRASEKRFYQKIRDIYATAIDYDKTSEAAQLFFKKVQNKMLWATTGKTAAELIESRSNPEKPNMGLTAWRGSIVRKYDVSIAKNYLNKEEIKDLNEIVTMYLDYAERQARKRRTVTMAEWAEKLDAFLEQNEEDLLTHAGTVKAEVAKKIAEERYEEFDKKRKIAEANKADEEDMKELEEIERRLLEIKNGKPSNL